A genomic stretch from Petrimonas mucosa includes:
- a CDS encoding 16S rRNA (uracil(1498)-N(3))-methyltransferase, which translates to MADTFFYSPGIRVSQQLPEQESQHCVKVLRMKEGDKLTVTDGKGFFYPCTLLQAHPKHCIVSIDEEIPRPKSWDFTLHIAFAPTKNIDRIEWFAEKATELGVDRFSPLLCRFSERKELKGERVEKIVVSAMKQSQQAVMPIIDPMIPFRQFVENPFTGRKFIAHCRPDPNKMALAKTCRKGEDALILIGPEGDFSEEEVQQALDLGFEPVSLGENRLRTETASLLACHTIHVLNAR; encoded by the coding sequence ATGGCTGATACGTTTTTTTACTCACCCGGGATCCGGGTTTCACAACAGCTGCCGGAGCAGGAATCACAGCACTGTGTAAAAGTACTGCGGATGAAAGAGGGCGACAAGCTGACCGTTACCGACGGCAAGGGATTCTTCTACCCCTGCACGCTGCTTCAGGCTCATCCCAAACATTGTATTGTGAGTATCGACGAGGAGATTCCCCGCCCGAAAAGCTGGGACTTCACCTTGCACATAGCTTTTGCGCCCACCAAAAACATTGACAGGATAGAGTGGTTTGCCGAAAAGGCGACCGAATTGGGGGTGGACCGCTTCTCGCCTTTGCTTTGCCGTTTTTCAGAAAGGAAGGAGCTGAAGGGCGAAAGGGTGGAAAAGATTGTCGTTTCGGCCATGAAGCAGTCGCAACAGGCAGTCATGCCCATTATTGACCCTATGATCCCCTTTCGTCAGTTTGTAGAAAACCCGTTTACAGGTCGAAAATTCATCGCACATTGCCGCCCCGACCCCAACAAGATGGCGTTGGCCAAAACCTGCCGGAAGGGGGAGGATGCCTTGATACTTATCGGCCCTGAAGGTGATTTCAGTGAAGAAGAGGTTCAACAGGCCCTCGATCTCGGGTTTGAACCGGTAAGCCTGGGAGAGAACCGTTTAAGAACCGAAACGGCCTCTCTGTTGGCCTGCCATACCATTCACGTGTTGAATGCACGGTAG
- a CDS encoding bifunctional nuclease family protein, with translation MTKKVKLSILGISFSQVQAGAYALIFAEENGVRRLPIVIGTPEAQSIAIVMENMTPPRPLAHDLVYNIFNSLGIELLEVFIYKFEEGAFFAELLLRQDGREYRIDSRTSDAVAIALRTHSPIYTTETIMQNMAIVFDEQEVLSSDLQNREMEVEEIGEKIEEVKIDTLKKRLEEAVKAEDYELATKLRDEINRRQGRENG, from the coding sequence GTGACTAAAAAAGTTAAACTCTCGATACTGGGTATCTCTTTCAGTCAGGTACAGGCCGGGGCTTACGCACTTATCTTTGCCGAGGAGAATGGTGTACGGCGGTTACCGATTGTGATTGGCACACCCGAAGCGCAATCCATTGCCATTGTAATGGAGAACATGACCCCTCCCCGCCCGCTGGCTCATGATCTGGTATACAACATCTTCAACTCTCTGGGCATCGAGTTGCTCGAGGTCTTTATTTACAAATTCGAAGAGGGTGCCTTCTTTGCGGAGTTGCTGTTAAGACAGGACGGCAGGGAATACCGCATCGATTCCCGCACATCCGACGCCGTGGCCATTGCATTGCGTACCCATTCGCCCATTTACACTACTGAGACCATCATGCAGAATATGGCCATTGTGTTCGATGAGCAGGAGGTGCTCTCATCTGATCTCCAGAACAGGGAGATGGAGGTGGAAGAGATCGGGGAAAAGATCGAGGAGGTGAAGATCGACACGCTTAAAAAAAGATTGGAAGAGGCTGTAAAAGCTGAGGATTACGAGTTGGCGACAAAGCTTCGCGACGAGATAAACCGCCGGCAGGGAAGAGAAAATGGCTGA
- the hisIE gene encoding bifunctional phosphoribosyl-AMP cyclohydrolase/phosphoribosyl-ATP diphosphatase HisIE: MTINFEKSGGLVPVIIQNSHTLQVLMLGYMNKEALEKTRSEGKVTFFSRSKNRLWTKGESSGNYLVVDEILEDCDNDTLLIKALPQGPTCHTGSTSCFSGEIAKGFIYELESVIEQRIGSNAEGSYTSRLFNSGVNKVAQKVGEEAVELVIEAKDNNIDLFKNEAADLLYHFLILLKTKSLKLEDIEAVLQGRHR, from the coding sequence ATGACAATCAATTTCGAAAAATCCGGAGGTTTGGTTCCGGTTATCATTCAGAACAGCCATACATTGCAAGTGCTGATGCTCGGCTATATGAACAAAGAGGCACTCGAAAAGACCAGATCGGAAGGCAAGGTGACATTCTTCAGCCGAAGCAAAAACCGGTTGTGGACCAAGGGGGAGAGCTCCGGTAACTATCTTGTAGTAGATGAGATTCTTGAAGATTGCGACAACGACACGCTGCTGATCAAGGCGCTTCCGCAGGGTCCCACCTGTCATACCGGCTCCACAAGCTGTTTTTCAGGTGAGATTGCCAAAGGGTTTATCTACGAACTGGAGAGTGTGATCGAGCAACGGATCGGGAGCAATGCTGAGGGGTCCTACACCAGCAGGCTTTTCAACAGCGGGGTGAACAAGGTGGCACAAAAGGTGGGGGAAGAGGCAGTAGAACTGGTTATCGAAGCGAAAGACAACAATATCGATCTCTTCAAGAACGAGGCGGCAGACCTGCTCTACCACTTCCTGATCCTGCTGAAGACCAAGTCGTTAAAGCTGGAAGATATTGAGGCTGTTTTGCAAGGACGACACAGGTAG
- the hisF gene encoding imidazole glycerol phosphate synthase subunit HisF, which produces MLRKRIIPCLDIKDGRTVKGVNFVGLRDAGDAVELAKRYVREGADELVFLDITATVEKRKNLTELVEKIAREINIPFTVGGGINSLEDAQAIIKAGADKVSINTAAVQHPELITEIAAEFGSQCVVLAIDTKLEHDEWIVYIHGGRTPTPLRAVDWAREGERRGAGEILLTSMNNDGTKNGFALDITATISAGVNIPVIASGGAGTMNHFADLFQQTKASAALAASIFHFGEIAIPQLKQFLRQQQVEVRIQQT; this is translated from the coding sequence ATGCTCAGGAAAAGAATTATTCCCTGTCTCGACATCAAGGACGGGCGAACGGTGAAAGGGGTAAACTTTGTCGGACTCCGCGATGCCGGCGACGCAGTGGAACTGGCTAAACGTTATGTCAGGGAGGGGGCGGACGAACTGGTCTTTCTCGACATTACGGCCACCGTTGAGAAACGTAAGAACCTGACGGAACTGGTTGAAAAGATTGCCCGGGAGATCAACATTCCCTTTACCGTAGGGGGCGGAATCAACTCGCTGGAAGACGCACAGGCGATCATCAAGGCGGGTGCCGACAAGGTAAGCATCAACACGGCGGCGGTACAACATCCCGAACTCATCACGGAGATTGCGGCGGAATTTGGCAGCCAGTGCGTTGTTCTGGCTATCGACACGAAACTGGAACATGATGAATGGATAGTCTATATCCACGGGGGCAGAACCCCCACCCCGCTTAGGGCAGTCGACTGGGCAAGGGAGGGGGAGCGTCGTGGCGCCGGTGAGATCCTGTTGACATCGATGAATAACGATGGAACCAAAAACGGTTTTGCTCTCGATATCACGGCTACCATCTCCGCCGGGGTGAACATCCCGGTCATCGCTTCGGGCGGTGCAGGCACCATGAACCATTTTGCCGATCTCTTTCAGCAGACAAAGGCCAGTGCCGCGCTGGCGGCCAGCATTTTCCATTTTGGAGAAATTGCCATTCCCCAGTTGAAACAATTCCTGAGACAACAACAAGTTGAAGTAAGAATCCAACAAACATAA
- the hisA gene encoding 1-(5-phosphoribosyl)-5-[(5-phosphoribosylamino)methylideneamino]imidazole-4-carboxamide isomerase — protein sequence MRIIPAIDIIDGKCVRLTKGDYSTRKVYNEDPVEVAKAFEASGIGYLHLVDLDGAKSNHIVNKDVLRKIATATSLQVDFGGGIKSDEDLRIAFENGAAQVTAGSIAARNPDLFLKWLDQYGADKIILGADSHGRKIATHGWQQESDLDVVDFIAGYERKGVSFVICTDISKDGMLQGTSIELYAEILQATGVKLIASGGITSIDDLKAVKALGCEGAIIGKALYEGKIELNELRVAGFL from the coding sequence ATGAGAATCATTCCAGCCATAGACATCATCGACGGGAAGTGTGTACGCCTGACCAAAGGCGACTACAGCACCCGAAAGGTATATAACGAAGATCCTGTAGAGGTGGCAAAGGCTTTTGAAGCGAGCGGAATCGGCTACCTGCACCTGGTCGACCTGGATGGAGCAAAATCGAATCACATTGTAAACAAGGATGTTCTAAGAAAAATTGCAACTGCCACTTCACTGCAGGTGGACTTCGGAGGAGGAATCAAAAGTGACGAGGATCTGCGTATTGCTTTCGAAAACGGAGCCGCACAGGTTACCGCAGGAAGCATTGCGGCCCGGAACCCCGATCTCTTTCTGAAGTGGCTGGACCAATACGGTGCCGACAAGATCATCCTGGGTGCCGACAGTCATGGCAGAAAAATTGCCACTCACGGATGGCAACAGGAATCTGACCTGGATGTGGTGGATTTCATTGCCGGTTACGAACGTAAAGGGGTTAGCTTTGTGATCTGTACGGATATATCGAAGGATGGTATGCTGCAAGGTACTTCCATCGAACTCTATGCGGAGATACTGCAGGCGACCGGCGTCAAGCTGATTGCCAGCGGCGGCATAACATCAATTGACGACCTTAAGGCGGTGAAGGCGCTGGGATGTGAAGGAGCCATCATCGGGAAAGCGTTGTACGAAGGCAAGATAGAACTGAACGAATTACGCGTTGCAGGGTTTCTGTAA